A single genomic interval of Mycolicibacterium holsaticum DSM 44478 = JCM 12374 harbors:
- a CDS encoding TetR/AcrR family transcriptional regulator translates to MSDLANTAARRGAPPKNGDAVNRRGNRLPRDERRGQLLAAASEVFVYRGYHAAGMDEIADRAGVSKPVLYQHFSSKLELYLAVLQRHVENLVSGVRQALRTTTDNRQRVRAAVQAFFDFIEHDGQGYRLIFENDYVTEPQVAVQVKVATEACTDAVFDLISHDSGLEPHRARMIAVGLVAISVDSARYWLNNDRPISKEDAVEGTVQFIWGGLSHVPLTRS, encoded by the coding sequence ATGAGCGATCTCGCGAATACCGCCGCGAGGAGGGGCGCGCCGCCGAAAAACGGTGACGCGGTGAACCGGCGCGGCAACAGGCTGCCCCGTGACGAACGTCGCGGGCAGCTGCTGGCCGCGGCCAGTGAGGTTTTCGTCTACCGCGGGTATCACGCCGCGGGTATGGACGAGATCGCCGACCGCGCCGGGGTCAGCAAACCCGTTCTCTACCAACACTTCTCATCGAAGTTGGAACTGTATCTGGCGGTGCTGCAGCGGCATGTGGAGAACCTGGTCTCCGGCGTGCGTCAGGCGTTGCGCACCACCACCGACAACCGCCAGCGCGTGCGCGCGGCCGTGCAGGCGTTCTTCGACTTCATCGAACACGACGGCCAGGGGTATCGGCTGATCTTCGAGAACGACTACGTCACCGAACCGCAGGTGGCCGTGCAGGTCAAAGTTGCCACCGAAGCCTGCACCGACGCGGTGTTCGACCTGATCAGCCACGATTCCGGCCTGGAGCCACACCGGGCCCGGATGATCGCGGTCGGCCTGGTCGCCATCAGCGTCGATTCCGCACGCTACTGGCTGAACAACGACCGGCCGATCTCCAAGGAAGACGCCGTGGAGGGCACGGTGCAGTTCATCTGGGGCGGCCTGTCACACGTGCCGCTTACCCGGTCTTAG
- a CDS encoding DUF3107 domain-containing protein yields the protein MEVKIGVMDSPRELVFNSAQTPSEVEKLITDALDQQSGVLALTDEKGRRFLVQTSKIAYVEIGAADVRRVGFGVGAESAKTG from the coding sequence GTGGAGGTCAAGATCGGTGTCATGGACAGCCCGCGTGAGCTGGTCTTCAACAGCGCGCAGACACCAAGCGAGGTGGAAAAGCTGATCACCGACGCGCTCGACCAGCAGTCGGGCGTGCTGGCCCTGACCGATGAGAAGGGCCGCCGCTTTCTGGTGCAGACCAGCAAGATCGCCTATGTCGAGATCGGCGCGGCAGACGTGCGCCGCGTCGGGTTCGGCGTCGGAGCGGAGTCGGCTAAGACCGGGTAA
- a CDS encoding DEAD/DEAH box helicase, with amino-acid sequence MTHLNPTFAELGVRDEIVRALHEDGKEHPFAIQELTMPLALAGDDLIGQARTGMGKTLAFGVPLLQRITTDTDRPLTGIPRALVVVPTRELCLQVYNDLAIAAKHLRVGDRKLAVTSIYGGRPYEPQIEALQKGVDVVVGTPGRLLDLAQQGHLQLGGLSVLVLDEADEMLDLGFLPDIERILKQIPDKRQAMLFSATMPDPIITLARTFMNQPTHIRAEAPHSAATHDTTEQFVYRAHALDKVELVSRVLQAEGRGATMIFTRTKRTAQKVADDLAERGFSVGAVHGDLGQGAREKALKAFRTGEVDVLVATDVAARGIDIDDVTHVINYQIPEDEQAYVHRIGRTGRAGKTGVAVTLVDWDELPRWEMIDKALGLSCPDPAETYSSSPHLYEELGIPTDATGRVGAPAEPKAKRAPAERSADRPARTRNRARRRTRGGKPVTGHPASTATEQAATDGEDAAADENAKPRRRRRRRSGKAPASAT; translated from the coding sequence ATGACGCATCTCAATCCCACTTTTGCCGAACTCGGAGTTCGCGACGAAATCGTTCGCGCATTGCACGAGGACGGCAAGGAACATCCATTCGCCATCCAAGAACTGACCATGCCGCTCGCGCTCGCGGGCGACGATCTCATCGGCCAGGCCCGCACCGGAATGGGCAAGACGCTCGCGTTCGGGGTGCCGCTGCTGCAGCGCATCACCACCGACACCGACCGGCCGTTGACCGGTATCCCGCGCGCACTGGTCGTCGTCCCGACCCGCGAACTGTGCCTGCAGGTGTACAACGACCTGGCCATCGCGGCCAAGCACCTACGCGTCGGAGACCGCAAGCTGGCCGTCACGTCGATCTACGGTGGACGCCCGTATGAGCCGCAGATCGAGGCGCTGCAAAAGGGCGTCGACGTCGTCGTCGGCACCCCAGGCCGGCTGCTCGACCTGGCCCAGCAGGGCCACCTGCAGTTGGGCGGGCTGTCCGTGCTGGTGCTCGACGAGGCCGACGAGATGCTCGACCTGGGCTTTCTGCCCGACATCGAGCGGATCCTCAAGCAGATCCCCGACAAGCGGCAGGCCATGCTGTTCTCGGCGACCATGCCCGACCCGATCATCACGCTGGCGCGCACGTTCATGAACCAGCCCACGCACATCCGCGCCGAAGCCCCGCATTCGGCGGCCACCCACGACACCACCGAGCAGTTCGTCTACCGCGCTCACGCGCTGGACAAGGTGGAGTTGGTCAGCCGGGTGCTGCAGGCCGAGGGCCGCGGCGCCACGATGATCTTCACCCGCACCAAGCGCACCGCGCAGAAGGTCGCCGACGACCTTGCCGAGCGCGGCTTCAGCGTCGGCGCGGTGCACGGCGATCTGGGCCAGGGTGCCCGCGAGAAGGCGCTCAAGGCCTTTCGCACCGGCGAGGTCGACGTGCTGGTGGCCACCGACGTCGCCGCCCGCGGCATCGACATCGACGACGTCACCCACGTCATCAACTACCAGATCCCCGAGGACGAGCAGGCCTACGTGCACCGCATCGGCCGGACCGGGCGGGCAGGCAAGACCGGCGTCGCGGTGACGTTGGTCGACTGGGACGAGTTGCCGCGTTGGGAGATGATCGACAAGGCGCTGGGGCTGAGCTGCCCCGATCCCGCCGAGACCTACTCCAGCTCCCCGCACCTGTACGAGGAGCTGGGTATCCCGACCGACGCCACCGGCCGCGTCGGCGCACCGGCCGAACCGAAGGCCAAGCGGGCACCGGCCGAGAGGTCGGCCGATCGGCCCGCGCGCACCCGCAACCGCGCCCGCCGGCGCACCCGCGGCGGCAAGCCGGTGACCGGGCATCCCGCGTCGACGGCGACCGAGCAGGCCGCAACCGACGGTGAGGACGCCGCGGCCGACGAGAATGCCAAGCCGCGCCGCCGGCGCCGCCGCCGGTCGGGTAAGGCGCCGGCCAGCGCCACCTAG
- a CDS encoding ferritin-like fold-containing protein, whose product MNSTSPAEPRSTSVTSGVSPDHPGVTELFALLAYGEVAAFYRLTDEARMAPNLRGRINMAVMAAAEMNHYEVLRDALQRRGVDVVPAMTKYASALENYHRLTTPSTWLEALVKTYVGDALAADFYLEIADALPDEVSDVVRSVLSETGHSQFVVAEVQSAVTASQKQRHRLALWSRRLLGEAITQAQFVLADHDELVDLVMASGEGLTQMTEFFDRLQRTHASRMEELGLA is encoded by the coding sequence ATGAATTCCACGTCGCCGGCCGAGCCCAGGTCCACCTCGGTGACGTCGGGCGTGTCCCCGGATCACCCCGGCGTGACCGAACTTTTCGCGCTGCTGGCCTACGGCGAGGTGGCTGCGTTCTACCGGCTCACCGACGAGGCGCGGATGGCGCCGAACCTGCGCGGCCGGATCAACATGGCCGTCATGGCCGCCGCCGAGATGAACCACTACGAGGTGCTCCGAGATGCGTTGCAGCGCAGGGGCGTCGACGTGGTGCCCGCGATGACGAAGTACGCGTCGGCGCTGGAGAACTACCACCGGCTGACCACCCCGAGCACCTGGCTGGAGGCGCTGGTGAAGACCTACGTCGGTGACGCGCTGGCCGCCGATTTCTACCTGGAGATCGCCGACGCGCTGCCCGACGAGGTGTCCGACGTGGTGCGGTCGGTGCTGTCGGAAACCGGGCACTCGCAGTTCGTCGTCGCCGAGGTGCAGTCCGCGGTGACGGCCAGCCAAAAGCAGCGTCACCGGCTGGCCCTGTGGTCGCGACGGCTGCTCGGCGAGGCGATCACGCAGGCGCAGTTCGTGCTGGCCGACCACGACGAGCTGGTCGATCTCGTGATGGCCAGCGGTGAGGGCCTGACCCAGATGACCGAGTTCTTCGACCGGCTCCAACGCACGCACGCCTCCCGGATGGAGGAGCTGGGGCTGGCGTGA